The DNA segment GCTGGAGCTGGGCCGGGTGGACCTGCGGACCGTCGACGAGGCCCGTCGCGAGGCCGAGGCCCACCGGCAGGTGAAGCAGGAGATGCTCCGTCCGTTCGACCTGGGCCGCGGGCCGTTGATCCGCACCCGGTTGTTCACGATCGGGGAGCGCGAGCACGTCCTCGTGGTGACGATGCACCACATCGTGTCGGACGGCTGGTCGCTGGGCGTGTTGATCCGCGAAGTGGGCGCGCTGTACGCGGCCTTCGTCTCCGGACGGCCGTCGCCGCTGCCCGAGCTGCCCGTGCAGTACGCGCGCTACGCCGCCTGGCAGCGCGGCCGGCTCCAGGGTGACGTCCTGGCTCGGCAGGTGGACTACTGGAAGCGGAAGCTCGCCGGCGCGCCGCCGGTGCTGGAGCTGCCCACGGACCGTCCGCGTCCTCCTGAGCGGAGCATCGCGGGAGCCGAGCACGCCTTCACGCTGCCCGAGCCGCTGGCGGAACGCCTTGGCGCCCTGGCCCAGCGTGAGGGCGCGTCGCTGTACATGGTGCTGCTCGCCGGATGGCAGGTGCTGATGGCGCGCTACTCCGGGCAGACGGACATCAGCGTGGGCTCGCCCATCGCGGGCCGCACGCGCGGGGAGCTGGAAGGGCTCATCGGCTTCTTCGTCAACACGCTGGTGCTGCGCGCGAACGTGGAGGGCCGCCTGTCCTTCCGCGAGCTGCTCGCCCAGGTGCGTGAGACCGTGCTGGATGCGTACGAGCACCAGGAGGTGCCGTTCGAGAAGCTGGTGGAGGCGCTGCAGCCGGAGCGCAGCCTCAGCCACACGCCGCTCTTCCAGACGATGCTGGCCCTGCAGAACGTGCCCATGGCCGAGCTGCGGCTGCCGGACCTGGCCCTCAAGCCGGTGGAGGCGGAGAGCCCCATCGCGAAGTTCGACCTGAGCGTGACGCTCATGGAGGGACCGCGCGGGCTCACGGGCTCCCTGGAGTACAGCACGGAGCTGTTCGACGCGGGCTCCGTCCAGCGGATGGTCACGCATTGGATCACGCTCCTCGAAGGAGCGGTGGAGCGTCCGGACACACGCGTGTCCCGCCTGCCCCTGCTGACCGCCACCGAGCGCCGCGAAATGCTGGTGAAGTGGAACGCCACCCGGGCGCCGTTCCCGGAAGCGTGCGTGCACGCGCTCTTCGAGGCGCAGGTCCATCGCACGCCAGAGGCAGTGGCCGCGGTCTTCGAGGGCACGCAACTGACGTACGCGCAGCTGGACGCGCGCGCCAATCAGCTCGCCCATGCCCTGCGCCGTCGCGGCGTTGGGCCCGAGGTCCGCGTCGCGCTCAGCGTCGAGCGTTCGCTCGATGTCGTCATTGGCCTGCTCGGCATCCTGAAGGCCGGTGGCGCCTGGGTGCCCGTGGATCCGCTGCTGCCCCGTGAACGTCTGGCCTTCATGCTGGAGGACAGCGCCGCGCACGTGCTCGTCACCTGGCAGGGGCTGGTGGCGCGCTTCCCGGAAGCGCTGCATGCCCGGGCGCTCTGCCTGGACACGGAGCGCGGCGCTCTCGCGGAGGAGCCAAAGGATGCACTCAGGACGGGCGTGACGCCCGCGAACATGGCGTACCTGCTCTACACGTCCGGCAGTACGGGCACGCCGAAGGGCACGGCGGTGGAGCACCGAGGTGTCGCCAACCTCGTCACCCACGAGGCGGTCGCCTACGGAATCGGGCCCGGCAGTCGCGTGCTCCAGTTCGCGAGCCTCAGCTTCGACCTGTCGGTGGAGGAGATCTTCACCACGCTCTGCAACGGCGCCACGCTGGTGCTCGCGCCGCTGGAGAAGCTGATGCCGGGCGCGCCCCTGCCCGTGCTGCTGCGGGAGCAGCAGCTCTCCGTCGTCAGCCTCACGCCCGCTGCGCTCGCGGCCACCTCTCCCGAGGACCTGCCCGGAGTGCGCACCGTCATCTCCGGCGGAGACGTCCTGCCCACGGAGGTCGTCGCCCGCTGGGCTCCGGGGCGGCGGCTGATCAATTCCTACGGCCCGACGGAGGCCACCGTCATCGCCACGCTGGGTGAGGTGGTCGCGGATGGAAACCTCCCGTCCATCGGCAAGCCGCTGGCGAACGTGCGCGTCTACGTACTCGACCCGCAGGGACAGCCGGTGCCCGTGGGCGTGCGCGGTGAGTTGCACATCGGCGGCGTGGGCGTCGCGCGCGGGTACGCGGGACGTCCGGGCCTCACCGCCGAGCGCTTCGTGCCGGACGCCTTCTCGGGTGAAGAGGGCGCTCGCCTCTACCGCACGGGCGACGTGGTGCGCTGGCGTGCGGACGGTCAGTTGGACTTCGTCGGCCGCACCGACGCCCAGGTGAAGGTGCGTGGCTTCCGCATCGAGCTGGGCGAGGTGGAGACCGCGCTGGCGCAGCAGCCGGGCGTGAGCGAGGCCGTGGTCCTGGTGCGCGGCGACGGCACGGACAAGCGGCTCATCGGCTACGTCGTCGCGAAGGACGGCCACGCGCTGGACGTGGACACGCTGCGCACGGGCCTGCGTCAGCGGATGCCGGAGTACATGGTGCCCTCGGCGCTGATGGTGCTGGACGCCCTGCCGCTCAACGCGAACGGCAAGGTGGACCGCAGGGCGCTGCCGGAACCGGACGCGGCCCGCATGGGCGACGTCTACGTGGCCCCGCGCACCGTGACGGAGGCGAAGCTCGCCACCGTCTGGGCGGAGGTACTGCGCCTGGAGCGCGTGGGCGTGAAGGACAACTTCTTCTCGCTCGGCGGCCACTCGCTGCTGGCCACGCAGGTGGTGTCGCGCATCCGCACGTCGCTGGGCGTGGAGATGCCGCTGCGCCTGCTGTTCGAGTCGCCCACGGTGGAAGCGCTGGCCCAGCGGCTGTCACAGCTGGGGCGCTCCGGCGTGCCGATGCTGAGCGCCGGAGGCCGTCCGGTGTCGCTGCCCCTGTCGTTCGCGCAGCAGCGGCTCTGGTTCATCGACCAGCTGGAGCCGGGCAGCCCGCTCTACAACGTGCCGACGGTGGTGCGGCTGGAGGGCGAGCTGGACGCCTCGGCGCTGGAGCAGGCCCTGCACGGGGTCGTGCGCCGCCATGAGGCCCTGCGCACGACGTTCGAAGAGGAAGCGGGGCAACCGGTCCAGCGCATCCACGAATCCGTGGAGGTGCCGCTGCGCCTCGTGGACCTGGGGATGTCTGGCAATGCGGGGGAGGAGGAGGCCCGGCGCCGGGTGCTGGAGGAGATGGCCCGGCCGTTCGACCTGATGCGGGGTCCGCTCCTGCGCGCGCTGCTGGTGCGCCTGGACGCGCGCGACCACGTGCTCGTCGTCACGATGCACCACTCCGTGTCCGACGGATGGTCCGTGGGCGTCCTGCTCCGGGAGCTCGTCATGCTGTACACCGCGCTGTCACGAGGGCAGTCCTTGAGCCTGCCTCCGCTGCCGGTGCAGTACGCGGACTACGCGGCCTGGCAGCGGGACTGGCTGCGGGATGAGACGCTTCAGCGCGAAGTGGACTACTGGAAGCAGTCGCTGACGGGGGCGCCGCCGGTGCTGGAGCTGCCCACGGACCGTCCGCGTCCGGCGGTGCGCACCAACGCCGGAACGACGCTGGGCTTCATGCTGTCTCCGGAGTTGTCGCGCGGGCTGAGCGCGCTCGCCCAGAAGGAGGGCGCGTCGCTGTTCATGGTGTTGCTGGCGGGATGGCAGGTGCTGCTGTCGCGCTACTCCGGCCAGACGGACATCAGCGTGGGTTCGCCCATCGCGGGCCGTACGCGCGCGGAGGTGGAAGGCCTCATCGGCTTCTTCGTCAACACGCTGGTACTGCGAGCGCAGGTGGATGGGGACCAGTCCTTCCGGACGTTGCTCGCGCAGGTGAGAGAGACGGTGCTGGGCGCGTACGAGCACCAGGACGTGCCGTTCGAGAAGCTGGTGGAAGCGCTCCACCCGGAGCGCAGCCTGAGCCACACGCCGCTCTTCCAGTCGTTGATGTCGCTCCAGAACGTGCCGATGGATGAGGCCCAGCTCCCGGGGCTGGTGCTCAAGCCCCTGTTCCTCGAGGGCCGCACGTCGAAGTTCGACGTGAGCCTCTTCTTCACGGAGACGGCGCAGGGCCTGAGCGGATCGGTGGAGTACAGCACCGACCTGTTCGAGGCCACGACGGTGCGCCGGATGGTGGAGCACCTGAAGGTGCTCCTGGAAGGCATGGTGGCGAAGCCCGAGGCCGCAGTGGGCCGGCTGCCCATGCTCACGGCCGCGGAGCGCCAGCAGGTGCTGGTGACGTGGAACCAGCTGCAGGCGGAGTACGCGCGCGACGCGACGATTCCGCAGCTCTTCGAGGCGCAGTCGAAGCGCACGCCAAACGCCGTGGCAGTGGTGAGCGGCAAGCAGCGCCTGACGTACCGGGAAGTGGAGGCAAGGGCGAACCAGTTGGCGCACCGGCTGCGCAAGCTGGGTGTAGGCCCGGAGTCACGAGTCGGCTTGTGCGTGGAGCGCACGGCGGACGTGGTGGTGGGCACGCTGGGCATTCTCAAGGCCGGCGGCGCCTACGTGCCGCTGGATCCGAGCTACCCGAAGGAACGCCTGGGCTGGCTGCTGGAGGATGCGCAGGGTCCTGCGCTGGTGGCGCACTCGCACCTGCTGGAGTCGCTGCCCGCCTTCACCGCACAGGCCGTCTGCCTGGATAGGGAAGAGGACTGGGCGGACGAGTCCTGCTGCCCGGTGACGTCCGGAGTGCGCCCGGAGAACACGGCGTACCTCATCTACACGTCGGGAAGCACGGGCCGGCCCAAGGGCGTGGCAGTGACGCACCGGAACGCCGTGGCCTTCCTCGCGTGGGCGACGGAGACGTTCACGGAAGAAGAGACGAAGGCTGTACTCGCGGCGACGAGCCTGAACTTCGACCTCTCCGTCTTCGAACTCTTCGCGCCACTGGTGCGAGGCGGCAGCGTGGTGGTGGTCCGCAACGCCCTGCACCTGGCGGAGGAGAAGCCCGAAGCAGAAGTGACGCTCATCAACACCGTGCCGTCAGCGATGGCGCAACTGGTGCGGCTGGGCGCAGTGCCCCCGTCGGTGCGCGTGGTGAACCTCGCGGGCGAAGCGCTGCCGGAGACACTGGCGAAGGCCGTGTACGCGGTGCCCACGGTGCGCAAGCTGTACAACCTCTACGGCCCGTCGGAAGACACGACGTACTCCACGTGGTCGCTTGTGGGGCGCGAAGAGGTGCCGAACATCGGCCGGCCTCTCAGCAATACGCGGGCGTACGTGCTGGACCGCTACCTCCAGCCGGTGCCGGTGGGCGTGGCCGGAGAGCTGTTCCTCGCGGGCGAAGGCCAAGCACGCGGCTACCTGCTGAGGCCGGAGCTGACGGCGGAGAAGTTCCTGCCGGAAGTCTACGGCCCTGAAGGCAGCCGCATGTACCGCACGGGAGACCGGGTGCGGTACCGGGCGGACGGAGTGCTGGAGTACCTGGGCCGGGTGGACTTCCAGGTGAAGGTGCGAGGCTTCCGCATCGAGCTGGGCGAAGTGGAGACCGCGCTGCGCCAGCAGGAGGCCGTGAAGGACGCCGTCGTGGTGGCGAAGGGGGAGGGTGCGGAGAAGCGCCTTGTCGCATACGTGGCACCGAAGGCCGGCGCGACGCTGGAAGCAGAGGCACTGAAGGCCAGCCTGCGTCAGCGGTTGCCGGAGTACATGGTGCCGGGCGCGGTGGTGGTGCTCGAAGCGCTTCCGCTGAACTCCAACGGCAAGGTGGATCGCAAGGCCCTGCCGGAGCCGGAAGCGCCGAAGGCCGGGAGCACCTACGAAGCACCCAGAACAGAGACGGAAGCAAAGCTGGCGGCCATCTGGGCGGAAGTGCTGCGAGTGCCGCAGGTCGGCGTGAAGGACGACTTCTTCGCGCTCGGAGGCCACTCGCTGCTGGCGACCCAGGTCGTGTCACGGGTGCGCATGGAGACGGGCGCGGAGCTGCCGCTGCGCGCGTTGTTCGAAGCGCCCACGGTGGAGGCTCTCGCTCGCCGGCTGGAGAAGGCCGGACGCGCGAAGGCGCCGGCCCTCGTGCCCGTGTCGCGGGAAACGCCGCTGCCGCTGTCGTTCGCGCAGCAGCGGTTGTGGTTCATCGATCAGCTGGAGCCGGGCACGGCGCTCTACAACGTGCCCGTGGCGATCCGGCTGGAAGGCCACCTGGACGTAGGCGCCCTGGAGCGGGCCCTGCGTGAGGTCGTGCGCCGTCACGAAGCCCTGCGCACGACGTTCGTCGCGGGCAACCCCGAACCGGTGCAGCGGACCACGTCCGACAGCGCCTTCAAGCTGGCGGTGGACGACCTGACGTCGAACGCCTCCTCGCTCCAGCGGCGCGTGGAACTCGAAGTGCTGCGGCCCTTCGAGCTGGCACACGGTCCCCTCATCCGGGCGCTGCTGCTGAAGCTGGCCGAGCAGGAGCACGTGCTCGTCGTCACGATGCACCACATCGTGTCGGACGGGTGGTCGCTCGGCGTGTTGATCCGCGAGGTCAGCGCGCTCTACGCGGCCTTCGTGCAGGGCCTGCCCTCGCCGCTGCCGGAGCTGCCGGTGCAGTACGCGGACTACGCGGCGTGGCAGCGCGGCTGGTTGCAGGGCCCGACGCTCCAGCGGGAAGTGGACTACTGGAAGCAGAAGCTCGCCGGTGCGCCGCCGGTGCTGGAGCTGCCCACGGATCGTCCGCGGCCCGCCGTGCGAGGCAACGCGGGCGCAACCCAGGGCTTCCTCTGGCCGCAATCGCTGGCCCAGGACCTGCGAGCCCTCGCGCAGCGCGAAGGTGCCTCGCTGTACATGGTGCTGCTGGCGGGCTGGCAGGTGCTGCTGTCGCGCTACAGCGGCCAGCAGGACATCAGCGTGGGTTCGCCCATCGCGGGCCGCATGCGCGCGGAGGTGGAGGGGCTCATCGGTTTCTTCGTCAACACGCTGGTGCTGCGGACGGACCTGTCCGGAGACCCCAGCTTCCGGGGCCTGCTCCAGCAGGTGCGCGAGACGGTCCTGGAGGCGCAGGAGCACCAGGAGGTCCCCTTCGAGAGGCTGGTGGAGGCGCTCCAGCCCGAGCGCAGCCGCAGCCATACACCGCTGTTCCAGTCGCTGCTGGCGCTCCAGAACGTGCCCGTGGGTGAGGCCCGGCTGCCCGGAATGACACTCAAGCCCGTGGAGCTCCCGGGCGGGACGTCGAAGTTCGACGTGAGCGTCTTCTTCGTGGAGACCGCGGATGGATTGAGCGGAACGCTGGAGTACAGCACCGACCTGTTCGAGGCCGCGACGATGCGCCGGATGGTGGAGCACCTGCGCGTGCTGCTCGAGGGCGTGGTGGCGAAGCCGGAGGAGGCCGTGGGCCGGCTGCCCATGCTCACGCCCGCGGAGCGTCATCAGGTGCTGGTGACGTGGAATCAGTCGCAGGTGGAGTACGCGCGCGACGCGACGATTCCTCGGCTCTTCGAAGCGCAGGCGAAGCGCACGCCGGATGCTGTTGCCGTGGTGAGCGGCGAGCAGCGCCTGACGTACCGGGAGGTGGAGGCGAGGGCGAACCAACTGGCGCACCGGCTGCGCAAGCTGGGCGTAGGCCCGGAGTCGCGAGTCGGCCTGTGCGTGGAGCGCACAGCGGACGTCGTGGTGGGAACGCTGGGCATCCTCAAGGCTGGCGGCGCCTACGTGCCGTTGGATCCGAGCTACCCGAAGGAGCGCCTGGGCTGGTTGCTGGAGGATGCGCAGGGCCCTGCGCTCGTGGCGCACTCGCACCTGCTGGAGTCACTGCCGGCGTTCACCACGCAGGCCGTGTGCCTGGACACGGACGCGACGTTGTCCACGGAGCCGAAGGAGGCGCCAAAAGCAGGACTGCGCCCAGAGAACACGGCGTACCTCATCTACACATCGGGAAGCACGGGCCGTCCGAAGGGCGTAGCGGTGACGCATCGGAACGCGGCGGCCTTCCTGGCCTGGGCGACGGAGACGTTCACGGAAGAGGAGACGAAGGGGGTGCTCGCGGCGACGAGCCTGAACTTCGACCTCTCCGTCTTCGAACTCTTCGCGCCACTGGTGCGAGGCGGCAGCGTGGTGGTGGTGCGCAATGCCTTGCACCTGCTGGAAGAGAAGCCCGAAGCAGAAGTGACGCTCATCAACACGGTGCCCTCGGCAATGGCGCAACTGGTGCGGCTGGGCGCGGTGCCCCCGTCGGTGCGCGTGGTGAACCTCGCGGGCGAAGCGCTGCCAGAGACGCTGGCGAAGGCCGTGTACGCGGTGCCCACGGTGCGCAAGCTGTACAACCTCTACGGCCCGTCGGAAGACACGACGTATTCCACGTGGTCGCTGGTGGGGCGCGAAGAGGTACCGAACATCGGCCGGCCTCTCAGCAACACGCGCGCGTACGTGCTGGACCGCTACCTCCAGCCCGTACCCGTGGGTGTGGCCGGAGAGCTGTTCCTCGCAGGCGAAGGCCAGGCGCGGGGCTACCTGCTGAGGCCGGAGCTGACGGCGGAGAAGTTCCTGCCGGAGGCCTACGGCCCTGAAGGCAGCCGCATGTACCGCACGGGAGACCGGGTGCGGTACCGGGCGGACGGCGTGCTGGAGTACCTGGGCCGGGTGGACTTCCAGGTGAAGGTGCGAGGCTTCCGCATCGAGCTGGGCGAAGTGGAGTCCGCGCTGCGCCAGCAGGACTCGGTGAAGGAAGCCGTCGTCGTGGCGAAGGGGGAGGGTGCGGAGAAGCGCCTCGTGGCGTACGTGGCACCGAAGGCCGGCGCGACGCTGGAAGCGGAGGCACTGAAGGCCAGCCTGCGTCAGCGGCTACCGGAGTACATGGTGCCGGGCGCGGTGGTGGTGCTCGAAGCGCTGCCGCTCAACGCCAACGGCAAGGTGGACCGCAAGGCCCTGCCGGAGCCGGACGTCTCCGCGGCCCACACCGAAACCTTCGTCGCGCCCCGTGACGCGCTGGAGTCCCAGCTCGCCACGGTGTGGGAAGAGGTCCTGGGCGTGCAGCCCATCGGTGTCCGCACCAGCTTCTTCGCGCTGGGCGGTCACTCGCTGCTCGCGGTCCGCATGGTGGCCGAGCTGCGCGAACGCCTGGGCCGTGAAGTGCCCCTGGCCGCGCTCTTCCAGCACCCCACCGTGGAGGAGCTGGCGAAGCTGCTGCGCGACGAAGCCGGAGCGTGGTCGCCGCTCGTCCCGCTGGAGAAGGGCGAGCCGGGCCGCAGGCCCCTGTTCCTCGTCCACCCGGGCGGCGGCAACGTGCTCGCGTACCCGGAGTTGGCGCGGCAGTTGGGGCCCCACCAGCCCGTCATCGGCATCCAGGCGCGGGGCCTCCAGGTGGGCCAGGCCGTCGTGGAGACCGTGGAGGAGATGGCCGCCCTGTACGTGGACGCCATCCGCGCGGAGCAGCCCGAGGGGCCCTACCTCCTCGCGGGCTGGTCGCTCGGCGGCGTCATCGCCTTCGAGATGGCCCGTCAGCTGCGCGCGAAGGGACAGGCCGTGGGGCTGCTGGCGCTCGTGGATGCCTATGTCCCCGGCGTGCAGCCGCCTTCCGCCGAGGCCCCGGCGAAGGACCCCGACGCCAGCGTGCGCGTCGCCTTCGCCCAGACGGTGGCCCAGGCCTTCTCCCTGACCCTGCCCGTCACGGACGAGGCCCTGGAGCGCATGGACGACGACGCCATGCTGGGGACGCTGCTCGCCGTGGGCGTCCAGGCCGGCCTCCTGGAGGAAGCGACGGGCCGCGAGCAATTGCGCGCCCTGTTCCGCGTCTACCAGTCCAACCTGCGCGCCATGGACCGCTACACCCCCGGCCCCTACGAGGGCCCGGCCCTGCTCCTCTCCGCCACCGGGGCGACGCCCACCCCGGGCGTGCCGCGCCACCGGGGCTGGGCGCCCTGGGTCCGGGGGGGACTGGACGTGAGGGACGTCCCTGGGGGACACCATCAGCTCATGCAGGAGCCGTACGTGCGGCACGTGGCCACGCTGTTGCGCGAGGCCCTGGAGGACAAGTCATGACCGTTGAAACATCCGAGACATCGCGCGGGGGCTCGCCATGGCCCAACCGCCTCATCCTGGCCGTGTGGTTCGTGTGCTTCTCCGTGGGCTCCCTGGTCCACATCCTCACCGTGGCCAAGTTCGGCCTCTTCGCGAACGACCCGTCGGATCCGCTGCCCACGGGCTTCGTCGTCGTGAACGAGCTGTTCACCGTCCTCAACCCGCTCACCATCCTGCTGCTCATCTTCAAGCGGCGCGCGGGCATCGTGTCGGCGCTGGGCGTGGTGGCGCTCGTCTTCGCCCTCAACATCGCGCTGATGGTGTGGTTCTGGGTCGCGAAGCACCACCTGCACACCGTGTGGCTGTACCTCAACGGCACCATGGGCGTGTTCATGGCCGCCACCGCCCGGCGCCTGTGGCGGGCCGCCCCTCCGGCGGGGGCCCTCCCACCCGTCACCACCCCGAGTCCTACCTAGCCCCCGTCCCCCTGGCTGGTCCCCAGTCGGCCCCGGGGGAGGCGTCCCCGAGGAGAAACCCTCCGTCCGGACGCGCATCCTTGAGAATGGACGGGGCGGTCGGTATAAGCCCCGACCCACTACAACGCTGGACCTCCCTCCCATCCTGGGCGGGGGCAAGGCGCACTGGAGAGAAGCCATGAAGCCCGAACTGCACCCGGTCTATCCGCCCTCCCGCATCACCTGCGCGTGCGGCAACGTCGTCGAGACCAAGTCCACCCGCGGCTCGTTCAGCGTGGAAGTCTGCTCGAACTGCCACCCGTTCTTCACCGGCAAGTACAAGCTGCTGGACACGGCCGGCCGCATCGACCGCTTCAAGAAGAAGTACGCGAACAACGCGCCGGCCGCCAAGAAGGGCGCGAAGGCCGCCGAGCCCGAGAAGGCGTAGTCCTTCGGCTCTACAGCATCCGCAGTACCCCACGAGCAGGGTCGTGGAGGGCCTCGAAGGACAGAGGCGCTCCCCGCCCTGCTCGCGGTGTTTCAGCTCCAGGCGCTCGTCAAATTTTCGCGCGCGATTCGAGTGCTACAGGCAATCACAGGCTGATTTCTTTACGTAGCACCCAACCGACCGCACAGTCCGCCGCGTCCCAGAGACGTCTGTCCCAAAGACGGAGGCGTGATGTTCGCGGAAGCTGCTGCCCCTGCCCTGAAGATTGTCCGACGCTCCCAGAACGACAGCGTCTTCGCGAAGCGCGGGGAGGCCTACACGCTGCTGCAGGGCGACAGCCTGGAGCTGATGGCCCAGCTGCCCGAGCAGTCCTTCGACCTCATCTTCGCGGACCCGCCGTACTTCCTCTCCAACGGCGGCACCACCTGCAAGAACGGCAAGCGCGTCTCCGTGGCCAAGGGCCAGTGGGACGTGTCCCGCGGGGTGGAGGAGGACCACGCCTTCACCACCAAGTGGCTCGCCGCCTGCCAGCGCCTGCTGCGCCCCACCGGCACGCTGTGGGTGAGCGGCACGCAGCACGTCATCTTCAACGCCGGCTTCGCGATGCAGAAGCTGGGCTACAAGCTGCTCAACACCGTCACCTGGTACAAGCCCAACGCGAGCCCCAACCTGGCGTGCCGCTACTTCACGCACTCCACGGAGCTGCTCATCTGGGCCTCGCCGTCGTCCGGCGGCAAGCTGAAGCACGTCTTCAACTACCAGCGCATGAAGGCGGAGAACGGCGGCAAGCAGATGCGCGACGTGTGGAACCTGCCGCGCAACGGTGAAGAGGAGCTCACCGCCGACGGCTCCGGCCGCATGTGGACGCAGACGGCTCCGCGCGGCGAGGAGAAGGCCTTCGGCAGCCACCCCACCCAGAAGCCGGTGGCCCTGCTGGAGCGCATCCTGGAGGCGAGCTGCCCGGAGAACTCGCTCATCCTGGACCCCTTCAACGGCAGCGGCACCACCGGCGTGGCCGCCCTGAAGCACGGCCACCGCTACGTGGGCATCGACATGAACCCGGAGTACCTGACCCTGTCCAAGAAGCGCCTGGACGCGGCCCTCAAGTAGTCCGTCTCACGCGCGGGCGAGGATGAGCTCGACTCCCTGCCGCGCGATGGGGTGGTACCTCGCCCCGTGCTTCTCGAACGCCGCGCGCGCCACCTTGCGGTGGTCGCGCGACGAGGCGAGCACGCTGTAGAGCGGCTTCAAGTACTTCATCCGCCCCACCTCGCCGAGGAACGCTTCCGCCCGGCCCAGGGGCGCGTCGAAGCCCGCGCGCAGCGCCGCCACCAGCCACGCCACCAGCACCTCCGAGTTGCGGCTGTCCGTGAGCGCGTACTTCGCGTCCAGCTCGCGGAAGACGCCCGGTGCCGTGTCCGCCGGCATGGACTCCAGGAAGAGCTGCCACTCGGTGGGCGTCCAGTCCTTCGTGTCCTGCTGCGAAGGCACCTTGCCGCGCAGCTTCTCCAGCGCCTCCAGCCGCGCGGACGCAGGGCGGGGCGCGCTCTCCGGCACGCCGGGCCGGTTGAGGTACGCGTCCGCGTCCACCTTCGCCAGCGCTCCGGGCAGCTCGGCTTCCGTGAAGCGGACGAACTCCTCCGTGGTGAGCGCCTGGAAGCGGTACTTCGCCAGGTAGCGGCGCAGGAAGCCGTCGAAGGTGGGGCGGCCCACCGCGTCCTCCAGCGCGCGCAGGAGCAGGTAGCCCTTCTCGTAGGGAATCTGGGAGAAGGCCTCGTCGGGGTCCACGCCGGACAGGTGCGTGCGCAGCGCGGTGAGCTGCGGGTGCGCGCGGAAGTGGTGCAGCGCCTCGTCCAGCGAGCGGCGCCCCAGGGCCGCGTGCAGCGCCGCGACCTCCGGCCCCGCCAGCGCCTCCAGGATGCGGCGCTCGGCGAAGACGGTGAAGCCCTCGTTGAGCCAGAAGTGCTCCGCGGACGCGTTCGTCACCAGGTTGCCCGTCCACGAGTGCGCCAGCTCATGCGCCACCACGTTCACCAGGCTCTTGTCGCCCGCGATGAGCGTGGGCGTGAGGAACGTCAGGCGCGGGTTCTCCATGCCGCCGTATGGGAACGACGGCGGCATGAGCAGCAGGTCGAAGCGCTCCCAGTCGTACGGCCCGAAGAGGGACTCCGCGGCC comes from the Corallococcus macrosporus genome and includes:
- the rpmE gene encoding 50S ribosomal protein L31, giving the protein MKPELHPVYPPSRITCACGNVVETKSTRGSFSVEVCSNCHPFFTGKYKLLDTAGRIDRFKKKYANNAPAAKKGAKAAEPEKA
- a CDS encoding DNA-methyltransferase, whose amino-acid sequence is MFAEAAAPALKIVRRSQNDSVFAKRGEAYTLLQGDSLELMAQLPEQSFDLIFADPPYFLSNGGTTCKNGKRVSVAKGQWDVSRGVEEDHAFTTKWLAACQRLLRPTGTLWVSGTQHVIFNAGFAMQKLGYKLLNTVTWYKPNASPNLACRYFTHSTELLIWASPSSGGKLKHVFNYQRMKAENGGKQMRDVWNLPRNGEEELTADGSGRMWTQTAPRGEEKAFGSHPTQKPVALLERILEASCPENSLILDPFNGSGTTGVAALKHGHRYVGIDMNPEYLTLSKKRLDAALK
- a CDS encoding M1 family metallopeptidase produces the protein MARLDPHSYNDSTQPETETLDWKARVDFRTRRLHAEATLTLKEASAGPLDLDTRDLDIRGVVDAQGRPLPYILSPPEPILGSRLRIELPAGVKQLTVRYRTSPEASALQWLSPPQTAGGQQPFLFSQCQAIHARSVVPLQDTPRIRIRYRASLRVPKQLKSVMAASFVGREEHGVEAEEHYEMPQPVPPYLLAFAVGSLTSKELGPRSRVWAEPEALEDAADEFAGVDDMLKAAESLFGPYDWERFDLLLMPPSFPYGGMENPRLTFLTPTLIAGDKSLVNVVAHELAHSWTGNLVTNASAEHFWLNEGFTVFAERRILEALAGPEVAALHAALGRRSLDEALHHFRAHPQLTALRTHLSGVDPDEAFSQIPYEKGYLLLRALEDAVGRPTFDGFLRRYLAKYRFQALTTEEFVRFTEAELPGALAKVDADAYLNRPGVPESAPRPASARLEALEKLRGKVPSQQDTKDWTPTEWQLFLESMPADTAPGVFRELDAKYALTDSRNSEVLVAWLVAALRAGFDAPLGRAEAFLGEVGRMKYLKPLYSVLASSRDHRKVARAAFEKHGARYHPIARQGVELILARA